In one Balaenoptera musculus isolate JJ_BM4_2016_0621 chromosome 2, mBalMus1.pri.v3, whole genome shotgun sequence genomic region, the following are encoded:
- the ENTPD5 gene encoding ectonucleoside triphosphate diphosphohydrolase 5, with product MAISQGAAFFMLVVSCVCSTVFHRDQQTWFEGVFLSSMCPINVSASTLYGIMFDAGSTGTRIHVYTFVQKLPGQLPILEGEIFDSVNPGLSAFVDQPKQGAETVQELLEVAKDSIPRSHWKRTPVVLRATAGLRLLPEKKAQALLFEVKEIFKKSPFLVPDDSVSIMDGSYEGILAWVTVNFLTGQLHGHSQETVGTLDLGGASTQITFLPQFEKTLEQTPRGYLTSFEMFNSTYKLYTHSYLGFGLKAARLTTLGALETEGVDGHTFRSACLPRWLEAEWIFGGVKYQYGGNQEGEVGFEPCYAEVLRVVQGKLHQPDEVQRSSFYAFSYYYDRAVDTDMIDYEKGGVLKVEDFERKAREVCDNLENFTSGSPFLCMDLSYITALLKEGFGFAGSTVLQLTKKVNNIETGWALGATFHLLQSLGISH from the exons ATGGCCATTTCCCAGGGGGCAGCCTTTTTCATGCTGGTAGTGTCCTGTGTTTGCAGCACTGTCTTCCACAGAGACCAGCAGACTTGGTTTGAGGGTGTCTTCCTGTCTTCCATGTGCCCCATCAATGTCAGTGCCAGCACCTTGTATGGAATTATGTTTGATGCAGGGAGCACTGGAACTCGAATTCATGTTTACACCTTTGTGCAGAAATTACCAG GACAGCTTCCGATTCTGGAAGGGGAAATTTTTGATTCTGTGAATCCAGGACTTTCTGCTTTTGTAGATCAACCTAAGCAG GGTGCTGAGACTGTTCAAGAACTCTTAGAGGTGGCCAAAGACTCAATCCCTCGAAGTCACTGGAAGAGAACGCCAGTGGTCCTGAGGGCAACAGCGGGACTGCGCTTACTGCCAGAAAAGAAAGCCCAGGCTCTGCTCTTTgag gTAAAAGAGATCTTCAAGAAGTCACCTTTCCTGGTACCAGATGACAGTGTTAGCATCATGGATGGATCCTATGAAG gCATATTAGCTTGGGTTACTGTGAATTTTCTGACAG GTCAGCTGCATGGCCACAGCCAGGAGACTGTGGGGACTCTGGACCTGGGGGGTGCCTCCACCCAAATCACGTTCCTGCCGCAGTTTGAG aaAACCCTGGAACAAACCCCTAGAGGCTACCTCACTTCCTTTGAGATGTTTAACAGCACTTATAAGCTCTATACACATAG TTACTTGGGATTTGGATTGAAAGCTGCAAGACTGACAACTCTGGGAGCCCTGGAGACAGAAG GAGTTGATGGACACACTTTCCGAAGTGCCTGTCTACCAAGATGGTTGGAAGCAGAGTGGATCTTTGGGGGTGTGAAATACCAGTATGGTGGCAACCAAGAAG GGGAGGTGGGCTTTGAGCCCTGCTATGCTGAAGTGCTGAGGGTGGTCCAAGGAAAACTTCATCAGCCAGATGAGGTCCAGAGAAGCTCCTTCTACGCTTTCTCTTACTATTATGACCGAGCTGTTGACACAGACATGATTG ATTATGAAAAAGGGGGTGTTTTAAAAGTTGAAGATTTTGAAAGGAAAGCAAGGGAAG TATGTGATAACCTGGAAAACTTCACCTCAGGCAGTCCTTTCCTGTGCATGGATCTCAGTTACATCACAGCCTTGTTGAAGGAAGGCTTTGGCTTTGCAGGCAGTACCGTCTTACAG CTCACAAAGAAAGTGAACAACATAGAGACAGGCTGGGCCTTGGGGGCCACCTTTCACCTGCTGCAGTCTCTGGGCATCTCCCACTGA